A part of Olleya sp. Bg11-27 genomic DNA contains:
- a CDS encoding efflux RND transporter permease subunit — MRKIITYFIKYHVAVNVFILAFSVFGILGYSSLKSSFFPLTESKIINVSIAYPGASPQEIEEGIVLQIEENLKGLKGLDRVTSVSRENSGTITVEIEKGENLDFMLLEVKNAVDRVATFPTGMEPLVVSKQEAVRETISFALSGKDIPLATLKQLGRQVENDLRAIDGISQIEVSGYPQEEIEIAVNEGNLLAYDITFSDVANAVSASNILVTGGNIKTDAEEYLIRANNKEYYGDEMSNIIVKASADGKVIRLKDVAIIRDRFSETPNATYFNQQLAVNISVTSTNNEDLITSAEKVKEYIEAYNQKHNNAQLDVVRDLSVTLNQRTDLLTENAIVGMILVLVFLSLFLNMRLAFWVAFGLPISFLGMFIFAGQFDVTINVLSLFGMIIVIGILVDDGIVIAENIYQHYEKGKSPKQAAIDGTMEVIPPVVSAIITTLLAFSLFLFLDSRIGEFFSEVSVIVILTLVVSLVEALIILPAHLAHSKALRPPVEEENPSKLKQFFAKMRFINRAGDKLMSFLRDRIYSPALDFVLEFKILSLGIFVALLVLTFGAMGGGVIGVTLFPSVASDRVSITLEMPNGTNVRVTDSIISLIEEKAFIVNQELSDKYLKGTGKELFENTILTINSSSSASLRLNMLPGEERPDAIKSSMVSNRLRELVGPVIGTERLIFGSGGNFGGSPVSVSLLGNNIGELKAAKLEMKAYLDTNPLLKDIEDNDPAGIKEIRLKLKESAYLLGLDLRTVMSQVRSGFFGAQAQRFQRGQDEIRVWVRYDRPNRNSINDLDDMRILTPTGARVNLKDIASYTIARGDVAINHLEGLREIRVSADLKDPSTSTTDILDDIKTVFIPNLQAKYPTISASFEGQNREASKLSSSIGSAGTVILLLIYITIAFTFRSYSQPILLLLLVPFSLTAVAWGHWLLGFPVNVLSLLGIIALIGIMVNDGLVLIGKFNTNLKEGMTFDLALSEAGKSRFRAIFLTSLTTIAGLAPLLLEKSRQAQFLKPMAISISFGIAYATILTLLVLPLFLSFSNTIKQKSKWLMTGNEVTKEEVERAIKEQNEENEH, encoded by the coding sequence ATGAGAAAAATAATCACTTATTTTATTAAATACCACGTTGCTGTTAATGTTTTTATTTTAGCATTTTCTGTCTTCGGAATCTTGGGGTATTCATCTTTAAAATCATCTTTTTTTCCTTTAACAGAATCTAAAATAATCAATGTCAGTATAGCTTATCCTGGTGCTTCTCCTCAAGAAATTGAAGAAGGTATTGTGCTTCAGATTGAAGAAAATTTAAAGGGACTGAAAGGTCTTGATCGTGTAACTTCGGTGTCTAGAGAGAATAGCGGAACTATAACAGTAGAAATTGAAAAAGGTGAGAACCTCGATTTTATGTTGCTCGAAGTTAAAAATGCTGTAGACCGCGTGGCTACATTTCCTACCGGAATGGAACCTTTAGTTGTGTCTAAGCAAGAGGCGGTAAGAGAAACTATTTCTTTCGCTTTAAGCGGAAAAGATATTCCGTTGGCAACATTAAAACAATTAGGTCGTCAAGTAGAAAACGATTTACGTGCAATTGATGGGATATCTCAAATAGAAGTGTCTGGATATCCACAAGAGGAAATTGAAATTGCAGTTAACGAAGGTAACTTGTTGGCTTATGATATTACTTTTAGTGACGTCGCTAATGCTGTTAGTGCATCCAATATATTAGTGACCGGTGGTAATATTAAAACAGATGCAGAGGAGTATTTGATTAGAGCGAATAACAAAGAATATTATGGGGACGAAATGTCCAATATTATTGTTAAAGCTTCGGCAGACGGAAAAGTCATTCGGTTAAAAGATGTAGCTATTATTAGAGATCGTTTTTCAGAGACGCCTAATGCGACTTATTTTAATCAGCAATTGGCTGTAAATATTTCGGTGACTAGTACAAATAATGAAGATTTAATAACTTCTGCTGAAAAAGTAAAAGAGTATATAGAGGCTTACAATCAAAAGCATAACAACGCACAGTTAGATGTAGTAAGAGATTTATCTGTAACATTAAATCAACGTACAGATTTATTAACAGAAAATGCTATTGTTGGGATGATATTAGTACTAGTGTTTCTATCGCTTTTCCTTAACATGCGCTTGGCATTTTGGGTGGCTTTTGGATTACCTATTTCATTTTTAGGGATGTTTATTTTTGCAGGTCAGTTTGATGTTACTATTAATGTGTTGTCGTTATTTGGTATGATTATCGTTATTGGTATTTTGGTGGATGATGGTATTGTGATTGCCGAAAATATTTACCAACATTACGAAAAAGGGAAATCACCAAAGCAAGCAGCTATTGATGGTACGATGGAAGTTATTCCTCCTGTCGTTTCTGCAATTATTACAACGTTATTAGCTTTTTCTCTATTCTTATTTTTAGATAGTCGTATAGGTGAATTTTTTAGTGAAGTGTCCGTCATTGTTATCTTAACACTTGTGGTATCTTTGGTAGAGGCGTTAATTATTTTGCCAGCTCACTTGGCACATTCAAAAGCATTAAGACCTCCTGTAGAAGAAGAGAATCCCTCAAAATTAAAGCAGTTTTTTGCTAAAATGAGATTTATAAATAGAGCAGGTGATAAACTAATGTCCTTTTTAAGAGATAGAATTTATTCGCCAGCTTTAGATTTTGTTTTGGAGTTTAAAATATTGTCTTTAGGTATTTTTGTAGCACTTTTAGTTTTGACTTTTGGAGCAATGGGTGGCGGTGTTATTGGTGTTACTTTATTTCCTAGTGTGGCTAGTGATAGAGTGTCTATTACGCTAGAAATGCCTAACGGAACTAATGTAAGGGTAACAGACTCTATTATTTCTTTAATTGAAGAAAAAGCATTTATTGTTAATCAAGAATTATCAGATAAGTATTTAAAGGGAACAGGTAAAGAATTATTTGAAAATACCATTTTGACTATTAATAGTAGTTCTAGTGCATCACTTAGATTAAATATGTTACCAGGAGAAGAACGTCCTGATGCTATTAAATCGTCAATGGTGTCTAACCGACTAAGAGAATTGGTTGGTCCGGTTATCGGAACAGAACGATTGATTTTTGGTTCAGGTGGTAATTTTGGAGGTAGTCCAGTATCTGTCTCTTTATTAGGAAATAACATTGGGGAGCTAAAAGCTGCTAAGTTAGAAATGAAGGCATATTTAGACACCAATCCTTTACTTAAAGATATTGAGGATAACGATCCTGCGGGGATTAAGGAAATTAGATTGAAACTAAAGGAAAGTGCTTACTTATTAGGGTTGGATTTGCGTACAGTGATGAGTCAAGTGCGCTCTGGTTTTTTCGGAGCACAAGCACAACGTTTCCAACGTGGACAAGATGAGATTAGAGTTTGGGTACGTTATGATAGACCAAACAGAAACTCTATTAACGATTTAGACGATATGCGTATTTTAACTCCAACAGGAGCACGTGTTAATTTAAAGGATATTGCAAGTTATACTATCGCTAGAGGAGACGTTGCTATTAATCACTTAGAGGGATTAAGAGAAATCAGAGTCAGTGCAGATTTAAAGGATCCAAGTACAAGTACAACGGATATATTGGATGATATTAAAACCGTGTTTATTCCTAATTTACAAGCTAAATATCCAACAATCTCGGCTTCTTTTGAAGGTCAGAATAGAGAAGCAAGCAAGCTGTCTAGTTCTATCGGTAGTGCCGGTACTGTTATTTTATTGCTTATTTATATAACTATTGCGTTTACGTTTAGAAGTTATAGCCAACCTATTTTGCTATTGTTATTAGTGCCTTTTAGTTTAACAGCAGTAGCTTGGGGACACTGGTTATTAGGTTTTCCTGTAAATGTTTTGTCCTTATTGGGGATTATTGCATTAATAGGAATTATGGTGAATGATGGATTGGTGCTAATCGGAAAATTTAATACTAATTTAAAAGAAGGGATGACCTTTGACTTAGCATTGTCAGAAGCAGGTAAGTCACGTTTTAGAGCTATATTTTTAACCTCGTTAACTACTATTGCTGGTTTAGCGCCTTTACTTTTAGAGAAAAGTAGACAAGCACAATTTTTAAAGCCTATGGCAATATCTATATCATTTGGTATTGCTTATGCAACCATATTGACACTGTTAGTATTACCATTGTTTTTGTCTTTTAGTAATACTATTAAACAAAAATCAAAATGGTTAATGACAGGAAACGAAGTAACCAAAGAAGAAGTAGAACGCGCTATTAAAGAACAAAATGAAGAAAATGAACATTAA
- a CDS encoding TolC family protein, whose translation MNIKYNLVVLAAFCCSAIGSAQDIVTQEQAVKLALENNYGIKIAKQAVEVAENNTSVLNSGYLPTLTGAAGATYNLDNTEAQFSDGSSTILNGAESDRYNASVNLNYTLFDGLGRQYNYKSLKEQYQLSELQARETIENTVLQLFSVYYSVAQLTENLDALQETLEVSKDRLVRAQYQFDYGQNTKLGVLNAEVDINNDSINIISSYQELKNAKRDLNVVLGNALNPEFTVSTAIDFKLQFQKDDLFEKAKTHNVALLQTEKNIAISELDIKSNKSGFLPTIGLSGTYGWNKNNNNGASFVSVSTNTGLSGGLNLSWNLFDGGSTIIKVRNAKVNLETQKLQKENILIGIQRDFENAWEDFENKLKIFNIQQQNIITSQNNFERTQENFKIGQVNSIEFRQAQLNLLNAELSRNQAKYQAKLAELQLLQLSGELLNVDF comes from the coding sequence ATGAACATTAAATATAATTTAGTTGTCTTAGCTGCATTTTGTTGTTCTGCAATAGGAAGTGCACAAGATATTGTAACGCAAGAGCAAGCAGTAAAGTTAGCCTTAGAAAATAACTACGGAATTAAAATTGCTAAACAAGCGGTTGAAGTGGCAGAGAATAATACAAGTGTCCTAAACTCTGGTTATTTACCAACTTTAACTGGCGCTGCAGGGGCAACTTATAATCTAGATAATACTGAGGCGCAATTTTCTGATGGATCATCAACCATTTTAAATGGAGCTGAGAGTGATAGATATAATGCTTCTGTGAATTTAAATTACACGCTTTTTGATGGATTAGGCCGACAGTATAACTATAAAAGTTTAAAAGAACAATACCAATTGTCAGAACTACAGGCCCGAGAAACAATTGAAAATACAGTGCTTCAATTGTTTTCCGTGTATTATTCAGTAGCCCAATTAACAGAGAATTTAGATGCATTACAGGAAACTTTGGAGGTGTCTAAAGATCGATTAGTACGTGCGCAGTATCAGTTTGATTATGGACAAAACACAAAGTTGGGGGTTTTAAATGCAGAAGTAGATATTAATAATGATAGTATTAATATCATTTCATCATATCAAGAGTTAAAAAATGCGAAACGCGATTTAAATGTGGTTTTGGGTAATGCTTTAAATCCTGAGTTTACAGTGAGTACTGCAATAGATTTTAAGTTGCAATTTCAAAAAGACGACCTGTTTGAAAAAGCAAAAACACATAATGTAGCACTGCTTCAGACGGAGAAAAATATAGCGATTAGTGAACTTGATATTAAGTCTAATAAGTCTGGTTTTTTGCCAACTATAGGCTTGAGTGGGACCTATGGCTGGAATAAGAATAACAATAACGGCGCATCATTTGTGTCTGTAAGTACAAATACAGGGTTGTCTGGAGGTTTAAATTTAAGTTGGAATTTGTTTGATGGTGGTAGCACAATAATAAAGGTTAGAAATGCTAAAGTTAATCTTGAGACTCAAAAACTTCAAAAAGAAAATATTTTAATAGGGATACAACGAGACTTCGAAAATGCTTGGGAAGATTTTGAGAACAAGTTGAAGATTTTTAATATTCAACAACAAAATATTATTACCTCACAGAATAATTTTGAACGTACTCAAGAAAATTTCAAAATTGGTCAAGTCAATTCAATCGAGTTTAGACAGGCGCAACTTAATTTATTAAATGCGGAGTTAAGCAGAAACCAAGCTAAATATCAAGCTAAATTAGCAGAGCTACAATTGCTACAATTAAGTGGTGAATTACTTAATGTAGACTTTTAA
- a CDS encoding Two component regulator three Y domain protein, protein MKTIKLTFLTLLFACVSFAGVSNSEKEALIALYNSTNGSEWDTTWDLEASIDTWYGVVVLDSKVVSLNLSFNNLQGTIPADIGQLTNLQVLNLSFNKLNGEIPESITNMKDLYSLQLFLNRFEGEIPNWIGNITSLEALALYSNKFTGEIPNSLTNLTQLKSLELGSNYLTGSIPFNINNLKVLKKLSLLDNQLEGQIPESIVELINLEELILSSNNLSGRLPFELSQLSNLKLVMVSDNALTQEYVTVEDNTPHKMSLFLEDTEVLASSVKE, encoded by the coding sequence ATGAAAACGATAAAACTAACCTTCCTGACCCTTCTTTTTGCTTGTGTATCATTTGCAGGTGTGTCAAACTCTGAGAAAGAAGCTTTAATAGCACTTTATAATAGCACAAACGGATCAGAGTGGGATACGACTTGGGATCTTGAGGCATCAATAGATACTTGGTACGGAGTAGTCGTGTTAGATTCGAAAGTGGTGAGTTTAAACTTATCCTTTAATAACTTACAAGGAACGATACCTGCAGATATAGGCCAATTAACTAATCTACAAGTTTTAAACCTGAGTTTTAATAAGCTTAACGGGGAGATACCAGAATCTATTACCAACATGAAAGATTTATATTCTCTTCAATTATTTTTAAATCGATTTGAAGGAGAAATTCCAAATTGGATTGGTAACATAACTAGTTTAGAAGCCTTAGCATTATATAGTAATAAATTTACAGGGGAGATTCCAAATTCTTTAACGAACTTAACTCAGTTAAAAAGTTTAGAATTAGGAAGTAATTATCTAACAGGGAGTATTCCATTTAATATTAATAATTTAAAAGTACTTAAAAAGTTAAGCCTTTTAGATAATCAATTAGAGGGGCAAATTCCGGAAAGTATTGTTGAGTTAATTAACCTTGAAGAATTAATATTATCAAGTAACAATTTATCAGGTAGATTACCATTTGAATTGTCTCAATTATCAAACTTAAAATTAGTGATGGTTAGTGATAATGCATTGACCCAAGAGTATGTTACAGTTGAAGATAATACACCACATAAAATGTCTTTATTTTTAGAAGATACAGAAGTATTAGCTAGTAGCGTTAAGGAATAA
- a CDS encoding CPXCG motif-containing cysteine-rich protein — translation MFEHYFQCPYCWETVSMLLDPSIIIQTYVEDCEVCCNPIQVTPNFFDLELVGFEALNIEQ, via the coding sequence ATGTTCGAACATTATTTTCAATGTCCTTATTGTTGGGAAACGGTTTCCATGTTATTAGATCCTAGTATTATTATACAGACTTATGTGGAAGATTGTGAGGTTTGTTGTAACCCAATACAAGTCACACCAAATTTTTTTGACTTAGAACTTGTTGGTTTTGAAGCTCTTAATATCGAACAATAA
- a CDS encoding arsenate reductase family protein produces the protein MGEIATSNRQITVYYSSKSERAKQALAYAKADGFKVEEIDILKTKLTGTQLVELAERLHVEVAALVNQESPAYQSSFEPHNLSTDDWIKMILHNPQIMKQPIALHGDKTILVDTPTDILKI, from the coding sequence ATGGGAGAGATTGCAACATCAAATAGGCAGATTACAGTATACTATAGCTCAAAATCCGAAAGAGCAAAACAGGCATTGGCCTATGCTAAAGCAGATGGCTTTAAGGTTGAAGAAATAGATATATTAAAAACAAAATTAACAGGCACACAACTTGTAGAATTGGCAGAACGGTTACATGTTGAGGTCGCAGCTCTTGTAAATCAAGAGAGTCCAGCCTATCAATCTAGTTTTGAACCGCATAACCTGTCAACCGATGATTGGATAAAAATGATACTACACAATCCGCAAATCATGAAACAGCCAATTGCATTACATGGGGATAAAACCATTCTGGTAGACACACCAACAGATATTCTTAAAATATAA
- a CDS encoding MgtC/SapB family protein, whose translation MQIQEEINQLVGSYILGVLISLGIGLILGLEREYDKLKEDNGIAGIRTFPIVTILGFTLGNLTTIYTVWLLIISLGAFILFLAFNQYAQNKELPSQDLTTNLALITTFVLGVMVSAEYYRDAVATAVIIVTLLSLKTRFRTVIQNITSIELFAFIKFAIIALLILPFLPNKTYGPDNLLNPYEIGSIIVIVSFLNFIGYFLVKFIGSKRGIILTAILGGLISSTAVAWNYASSSKASPELSKKYSAGIIVASAIMFPRLAFLAYIFNSAILVNLILPFGLLTLVCIVATLLLMRKDDPKPDTNIKLGNPLNMLNAIGFGAVYVIILFAVYYSNQFFGESGLYYSALIAGLADTDAITISMSKFALDQDKLTLASSVIIAATISNMLVKLGITLFKGSKTTGKLVGYAFGTVILVGIIYILIIRS comes from the coding sequence ATGCAAATACAAGAAGAGATAAATCAGCTCGTGGGATCTTATATTCTAGGAGTATTGATAAGCTTAGGGATTGGTCTTATACTTGGTCTAGAACGGGAGTATGATAAACTCAAAGAAGACAATGGTATAGCAGGTATAAGAACATTTCCTATAGTGACTATTCTTGGATTTACACTAGGTAATCTTACTACAATTTATACCGTATGGCTCTTAATTATAAGTTTAGGAGCCTTTATTTTGTTTTTAGCATTCAATCAATATGCTCAAAATAAAGAACTCCCTAGTCAAGATTTAACAACTAATTTAGCCTTAATAACAACCTTTGTATTAGGGGTAATGGTTTCGGCGGAATATTATAGAGATGCAGTCGCGACAGCAGTTATCATAGTTACATTACTATCATTAAAAACAAGGTTTCGCACAGTCATTCAAAACATTACTTCAATAGAGCTTTTTGCATTTATAAAATTCGCAATAATAGCCTTATTAATACTTCCTTTTCTACCAAACAAAACGTACGGACCAGATAATTTATTAAACCCTTACGAGATTGGTTCGATAATAGTCATTGTGTCTTTCTTAAATTTTATCGGTTATTTCCTGGTTAAGTTTATTGGCTCAAAAAGAGGGATCATACTAACAGCCATACTTGGTGGGCTTATTTCTAGCACAGCAGTAGCCTGGAATTATGCATCTAGTAGTAAGGCCTCTCCAGAACTCTCCAAAAAATATAGTGCAGGAATCATTGTAGCTTCGGCGATTATGTTTCCCAGATTAGCCTTTTTGGCCTATATTTTTAATAGCGCTATATTGGTTAATTTAATACTGCCATTTGGACTATTAACACTAGTTTGTATTGTAGCAACCTTATTATTAATGCGCAAGGACGACCCTAAACCAGATACCAATATAAAATTAGGTAATCCATTAAATATGTTAAATGCGATTGGATTTGGTGCCGTGTATGTCATCATCCTTTTTGCTGTTTATTATAGCAATCAATTTTTTGGAGAAAGTGGTCTATATTATTCGGCCTTAATTGCGGGACTAGCAGATACAGATGCCATTACAATAAGTATGTCCAAATTTGCTTTAGATCAAGACAAACTAACACTAGCATCTTCCGTAATCATTGCTGCAACCATCAGTAATATGTTAGTCAAATTAGGTATAACCCTATTTAAAGGCTCTAAAACTACAGGTAAACTTGTTGGTTATGCGTTTGGAACCGTCATTTTAGTTGGTATTATTTACATTCTTATTATTAGAAGTTAA
- a CDS encoding DUF5661 family protein, with protein sequence MKKVNTQQAKEIGDRLGIQWKDIQLDEFTKGINVEFEHGTRYPETNVTNNDKALTGKIAWAHLKEFPDYYTRLEKMENEAEAYWSEKE encoded by the coding sequence ATGAAAAAAGTAAACACACAACAAGCAAAAGAGATTGGAGATCGTCTAGGTATCCAATGGAAGGATATTCAATTAGATGAATTTACAAAAGGAATAAATGTCGAGTTTGAACATGGAACAAGATATCCAGAAACCAATGTTACTAATAACGATAAAGCTTTAACAGGAAAAATAGCTTGGGCGCATTTAAAAGAGTTTCCTGATTACTATACCCGTTTAGAAAAAATGGAAAATGAAGCAGAAGCATATTGGAGTGAAAAGGAATAA
- a CDS encoding oleate hydratase yields the protein MNTNNKDKKAYFIGGGIGSLSGAAFLIRDGGFAGNNITVYESLPVLGGSLDAGGNPEDGYTLRGSRMFTLNIYECTWELFKSIPSLSDPNTSVTEETIAFNNKVKSHSKARLIDKNRAIVDSSKLGFSMSDRTELLKLSEASEEKLGNSAIYDWFSPSFFETNFWFMWRTSFAFSPWHSAVEFKRYLHRFMQEFPNVETMTGVKRTVYNQYDSMILPLKVWLKSHGVNFKTGSTVTDIDTTYALDPKTETEKVVVKKLMYDTAGHSETVTINEDDLVFYQNGSMTDASSYGSMTSAPKHFTKKDSQGWVLWEKLASRYPGFGRPEVFNTNIAESFWESFTVTLKDTVFFDQMEQFSGNKAGTGSQVTLKDSNWFMSFSLNEQPHYKDQPDHVQVFFTYGLHPDRVGNFVGKPMTECSGEDILRELCGHLKFDYDIVFANAICIPCRMPYITSMFMPRLKTDRPLPVPKNSKNLAFISQFVEIPDDVVFTVEYSVRAAQMAVYQLLDIDLEIPPITKFDKTLKVELQTVAKAFH from the coding sequence ATGAACACAAATAACAAAGACAAAAAAGCATATTTTATAGGGGGAGGGATTGGCTCTTTATCTGGAGCAGCATTTTTAATTCGTGATGGTGGCTTCGCAGGTAATAATATCACGGTCTACGAAAGTTTACCAGTATTAGGAGGTAGTTTAGATGCCGGAGGTAATCCCGAAGACGGCTACACCTTGCGTGGCTCCCGTATGTTTACATTAAATATTTACGAGTGCACGTGGGAGTTGTTTAAATCCATTCCATCACTTTCAGATCCTAACACATCTGTAACCGAAGAAACCATAGCCTTTAATAACAAAGTAAAATCACATTCTAAAGCACGTCTAATAGATAAAAACCGCGCAATTGTAGACTCATCTAAATTGGGGTTTTCAATGTCGGACCGCACAGAGCTTCTTAAGCTAAGTGAAGCAAGCGAAGAAAAATTAGGTAATAGTGCGATTTACGATTGGTTTTCGCCTTCATTTTTCGAAACTAATTTCTGGTTTATGTGGCGTACAAGTTTTGCATTTTCACCTTGGCATAGTGCGGTAGAGTTTAAGCGATATTTACATCGTTTTATGCAAGAGTTTCCTAATGTAGAAACAATGACAGGTGTTAAACGTACCGTTTATAATCAGTACGACTCTATGATTTTACCATTAAAAGTTTGGTTAAAATCTCATGGTGTTAATTTCAAAACAGGAAGTACAGTTACTGATATAGACACAACGTATGCTTTGGATCCAAAAACAGAAACCGAAAAAGTAGTTGTAAAAAAACTAATGTATGATACGGCAGGTCATTCTGAAACTGTAACAATTAATGAGGACGATTTAGTTTTCTATCAAAATGGATCAATGACAGATGCTTCTAGTTATGGGTCGATGACAAGTGCTCCAAAACATTTCACAAAAAAAGACAGTCAAGGTTGGGTGTTATGGGAGAAATTAGCAAGTAGATATCCTGGATTTGGTAGACCAGAAGTGTTTAATACCAATATCGCAGAATCATTTTGGGAATCGTTTACTGTCACTTTAAAAGACACGGTGTTTTTTGATCAAATGGAACAATTTTCTGGTAACAAAGCTGGAACAGGAAGTCAAGTAACTCTTAAGGATTCTAATTGGTTTATGAGTTTTTCATTAAATGAACAGCCTCATTATAAAGACCAACCAGATCATGTGCAAGTCTTTTTTACCTATGGATTACATCCAGACCGCGTGGGTAACTTTGTAGGTAAGCCCATGACAGAATGTTCTGGAGAAGACATTCTGAGAGAGCTTTGTGGGCACTTAAAATTTGATTACGATATTGTATTTGCAAATGCAATCTGTATTCCATGCAGGATGCCATACATTACTAGTATGTTTATGCCACGTTTAAAAACAGACAGACCACTTCCTGTGCCTAAAAACTCTAAAAATTTAGCTTTTATCAGTCAGTTTGTAGAGATTCCTGATGATGTTGTTTTTACAGTAGAGTATTCGGTTAGAGCAGCACAAATGGCAGTATATCAATTACTAGATATCGATCTTGAAATTCCGCCAATCACAAAATTTGATAAAACACTTAAAGTGGAACTTCAAACAGTTGCTAAAGCATTCCACTAA
- a CDS encoding DUF1269 domain-containing protein, producing the protein MANIIVVPFKEESKAIEALHRIKELDAYGDITLYEHMMIRKKDNKQFEILKNQTDGEGWRLFTGMALGGLAGALVGSLGFIIGLYTGTAVGAVWDASRYDFEAEFLKKVSKKMAVGTIAIVAEVAEDSSVFVDKALNGLSSEIIRSEAGIEFDDYVDEQVENFEDSIEDERQKLRKATAHEKDTIKAKIADLKAKRKAHIVALEAKRKATLNKIKSDTKSRIHKLETRLDGFEQSVSDAYAQARKNRLSKKIKKEEEKLYQLHSAIGEDIVD; encoded by the coding sequence ATGGCAAATATTATTGTTGTTCCGTTTAAGGAAGAAAGTAAAGCTATTGAAGCTTTACATAGAATTAAAGAATTGGATGCCTATGGAGATATCACGCTGTATGAGCATATGATGATTCGTAAAAAAGATAACAAGCAATTCGAGATCTTAAAAAATCAAACCGATGGAGAAGGTTGGAGGTTGTTTACTGGTATGGCTCTAGGTGGGCTTGCAGGTGCTTTAGTAGGGTCTTTAGGATTTATCATTGGATTATATACAGGAACTGCAGTAGGTGCAGTTTGGGATGCTAGTCGGTATGACTTTGAAGCAGAGTTTCTTAAAAAGGTAAGTAAAAAAATGGCTGTCGGTACTATTGCAATTGTTGCAGAAGTAGCAGAAGATAGTTCCGTATTTGTAGACAAAGCACTTAATGGACTATCCTCAGAAATTATTAGAAGTGAAGCTGGTATAGAGTTCGATGATTATGTAGATGAGCAAGTTGAAAATTTTGAAGATAGTATTGAAGACGAACGTCAAAAACTTAGAAAAGCAACAGCTCATGAAAAAGACACGATTAAAGCTAAGATTGCCGATTTAAAGGCAAAACGAAAAGCGCATATCGTAGCGTTGGAAGCTAAAAGAAAAGCAACACTGAATAAGATTAAAAGTGACACTAAATCTAGAATTCACAAACTAGAAACACGCTTGGATGGTTTTGAACAATCTGTGAGCGATGCATACGCTCAGGCTAGAAAAAATAGACTCAGTAAAAAAATAAAAAAGGAAGAAGAAAAGTTATACCAATTGCATAGTGCAATAGGTGAGGATATTGTGGATTAA
- a CDS encoding HdeD family acid-resistance protein, with product MATTILSSTQSTVKNWWITFLIGVLYIIAGVWVFQTPVASYVSLSIIFSVFIFISGGSQIVFSISNRHEISSWGWYLAGGILDLIIGLLLIMHPLMTMAILPFYIGFWLLFQGFMAIGLSFQIKTFGILSWGWLLFLGCLIILFSFLLLANPIIAGLSIVYMTALAFISAGIFRIALAFNLKNQNHN from the coding sequence ATGGCAACTACAATTTTAAGTTCCACACAATCCACAGTAAAAAATTGGTGGATAACGTTTTTAATAGGTGTTCTATACATTATCGCCGGGGTTTGGGTTTTTCAAACACCAGTAGCGAGTTATGTCTCTTTAAGTATAATTTTTAGTGTATTCATTTTTATATCAGGAGGCTCACAAATTGTGTTCTCTATTTCTAATAGACACGAGATAAGTAGTTGGGGTTGGTATTTGGCAGGTGGTATTCTGGATCTTATTATAGGGCTACTATTAATAATGCATCCATTAATGACTATGGCAATTCTGCCTTTTTATATTGGTTTCTGGTTATTGTTTCAGGGGTTTATGGCTATTGGATTATCATTTCAGATTAAAACATTTGGAATCCTATCTTGGGGTTGGTTATTGTTTTTGGGATGTCTAATAATACTCTTTTCGTTTCTGCTATTAGCTAATCCAATAATTGCAGGGTTAAGTATTGTATACATGACCGCTCTGGCATTTATTTCTGCAGGTATTTTTAGAATCGCTTTAGCATTCAATTTAAAAAATCAAAATCACAATTAA